In the genome of Thermoanaerobacterales bacterium, one region contains:
- a CDS encoding YbjN domain-containing protein, which translates to MGHLLETLLDYFRQEQWVYTQIEDEPILHSLFTGKNGRLPFIAEVKEDLDMVVFYSYCPVKTPENTRDSVAEFLTRANYGLLVGNFEMDYSDGEVRYKTVIARAGDCLSNDLISHLVYTNLATMDRYLPGLMGVIYGGLSPVQAVVQVEGGQTNIN; encoded by the coding sequence ATGGGACACCTTCTTGAAACGCTGCTCGACTATTTTAGGCAAGAACAATGGGTTTACACGCAGATTGAGGACGAACCCATCCTGCACTCCCTGTTTACCGGGAAGAACGGAAGGCTGCCCTTTATCGCCGAGGTTAAGGAAGACCTGGACATGGTGGTCTTCTACTCCTATTGCCCGGTCAAGACCCCGGAAAACACCCGGGACTCCGTGGCCGAATTTCTGACGCGGGCCAACTACGGCCTGCTGGTAGGCAACTTCGAGATGGACTATTCCGACGGGGAGGTCCGCTACAAGACGGTTATCGCCAGGGCCGGCGACTGCCTGAGCAACGACCTTATAAGCCATTTGGTCTACACGAACCTGGCGACCATGGACAGGTACCTGCCCGGACTTATGGGGGTCATCTACGGCGGGCTCTCCCCGGTACAGGCCGTGGTGCAGGTCGAAGGCGGCCAGACCAACATCAACTAG